In one window of Armatimonadota bacterium DNA:
- a CDS encoding alanine--glyoxylate aminotransferase family protein: protein MPEVYPELSPPQRILMGPGPSNVHPRVLRAMSTPLVGHLDPAFLKIADGTMALLRHVFQTQNHLTLPVSGTGSAGMEAAFCNVVEPGDKVLVCVAGLFGERMCDVAERCGAELARVEVEWGRIIEPEQVEAALKKRPAKVVAIVHAETSTGAWQPLEDIARIVHDQGALLLVDTVTSLGGVPVEVDTLGIDICYSGTQKCLSCPPGLAPITFNDRAVEVIHKRKAKVQSWYLDMSMVERYWGEERFYHHTAPITAIYGLYEGLRVIAEEGLDARWARHRRNGEALHIGLTAMELELAAQEGYRLPMLTSVVLPDGVDDAALRREILVKYGLELGGGLGKLKGKAWRVGLMGHSCSEDNVLYALSAIGRALREAGVAIPEGVGIQRACARLEAG, encoded by the coding sequence ATGCCCGAGGTTTACCCCGAGCTTTCCCCGCCGCAGAGAATACTTATGGGCCCGGGCCCGAGCAACGTCCACCCGCGCGTCCTGCGCGCGATGTCCACTCCGCTCGTCGGGCACCTTGACCCCGCGTTCCTGAAGATCGCGGACGGCACCATGGCGCTGCTGCGCCATGTGTTCCAGACCCAGAACCACCTGACGCTGCCCGTCTCCGGCACCGGCAGCGCGGGAATGGAGGCGGCGTTCTGCAACGTCGTCGAGCCGGGCGATAAGGTGCTGGTCTGTGTCGCGGGGCTGTTCGGGGAGCGCATGTGCGACGTCGCCGAGCGCTGCGGCGCGGAACTCGCCCGCGTGGAAGTCGAATGGGGACGCATCATCGAGCCGGAGCAGGTCGAGGCGGCGCTGAAGAAGCGGCCCGCAAAAGTCGTCGCAATCGTTCACGCCGAGACCTCCACCGGCGCCTGGCAGCCGCTCGAGGACATCGCGCGCATCGTCCACGACCAAGGCGCGTTGCTGCTGGTTGACACCGTGACCTCCCTCGGCGGCGTCCCGGTCGAAGTTGACACACTTGGCATTGATATCTGCTATTCGGGGACGCAGAAATGCCTGAGCTGCCCGCCCGGCCTCGCGCCGATCACCTTCAACGACCGCGCGGTTGAAGTCATCCATAAGCGGAAGGCGAAAGTGCAGTCCTGGTACCTCGACATGAGCATGGTCGAGCGCTACTGGGGGGAGGAGCGCTTCTACCATCACACCGCGCCTATCACGGCGATCTACGGGCTGTACGAGGGGCTGCGCGTCATTGCTGAGGAGGGGCTGGATGCGCGTTGGGCACGCCACCGGCGCAACGGCGAGGCGCTGCACATCGGGCTGACGGCGATGGAGCTGGAACTGGCCGCGCAGGAGGGGTACCGCCTGCCGATGCTCACGTCGGTCGTGCTGCCGGACGGGGTTGACGACGCTGCACTGCGGCGGGAGATACTGGTCAAGTACGGATTGGAGCTGGGCGGCGGGCTGGGCAAGCTCAAGGGCAAGGCCTGGCGCGTCGGGCTGATGGGGCACTCGTGCAGCGAGGACAATGTGCTCTACGCGTTATCGGCGATCGGCCGGGCGCTGCGCGAGGCGGGGGTGGCGATCCCCGAGGGCGTCGGCATCCAGCGCGCCTGCGCGCGGCTGGAGGCGGGATAG
- a CDS encoding nucleotidyltransferase domain-containing protein gives MSARITIDREKIAEFCRTWKVVELALFGSVLREDFGAVSDVDVLVAFAPDARWSLFDMARMQQALEEIFDRKVDLVSKAGIETSRNPLRREAILASAEVIYVS, from the coding sequence GTGAGCGCGCGTATTACCATAGACCGCGAGAAGATTGCGGAGTTCTGCCGCACGTGGAAGGTCGTCGAACTCGCGCTGTTCGGGTCGGTATTGCGGGAGGATTTCGGCGCGGTGAGCGACGTGGATGTGCTGGTCGCGTTCGCGCCCGATGCCCGTTGGAGTCTGTTCGACATGGCGCGCATGCAGCAGGCGTTGGAGGAGATCTTCGATCGCAAGGTGGACCTCGTGAGCAAAGCCGGAATCGAGACCAGCCGCAACCCTCTGCGCCGCGAAGCCATCCTGGCTTCCGCCGAGGTCATCTATGTCTCGTGA
- a CDS encoding heparinase II/III family protein → MDFDFRSMLGLAALSWWLLAAMLTLAAAPSRSSAERPSRAEGDPTDHPRLYFGPQDLRRLTKVAYAAPRYLEEKSFTVTYFGGTDISFPLPPQQPGPLEDPPGFDVRFGHYPYWTGMSRQVQARLESLALSYAATGDARYARRAVEYMLALAGWRTWSDPDCSNRTCLDTCHLMMGAAFAYDACWDAMSPQERGQIREAMVRLGLAPLAEDALERAEHNLQMLRNAALGVGALAILPDHPQADHYLEAATRFFRWWLDRRETSPNTEGLAYTSYGLDNCLLFGAALAQAESDREIIHHPYVARAVRWALYFWGPDASGVVNFCDASIGHPFEVTMRVASKYLRDPYAGYYLQRTGRLERQDFIATILHDPKPAVAWPPPWPPSALFRSIGWAVLRSGWGDADTLFSLISSSSKEGHCHLDANHFVLNCGGEWLAADSGYKSYRTGALTNFTQGTAGHNSILIGGVGQRDKAGAITDFFTSPIFDYIVGDASRCYDPQLLWRFLRRVIYVRPHFFVMLDELESPESKRFEFLLHTDRGGQYEIDGKPAKAGEATAGRVSLVKPTARLDVRFLEPSEPHVTLDHHPGTQDEYPPHFTARDARARESQRFLTALVASRKPPSGLVLALEDYAPGRDESDAAGQPAARDSIVRLDTYGALLFRAREAGDALTLHLPVPANATYRIVGHFLKSPAYGDWQMCIDGAEVGAAYCGYAPDVLTHQEWDLGTLRLAKGSHEFAFRVTGKHELSSGYLVGVDDIELRPVEDAEPTQASGATRFRRLSGEGWMGAACVVADARYRAYYRLTGADEIADKDMYADADAALVVSRPDGQSEVAFHRATRVEIGGREILQASTPVSFSLVPGKQWNLTLAADSDGDVVVYLDGQPRRPSIPPSLARRVRYDPTAEALRIRVRPGSHTITWSMT, encoded by the coding sequence ATGGATTTCGACTTCCGCTCGATGTTGGGGCTGGCGGCGCTGTCGTGGTGGCTCCTGGCTGCGATGCTGACTCTCGCCGCAGCGCCCTCGCGCAGTTCCGCGGAACGGCCCTCTCGCGCCGAGGGCGACCCGACGGATCACCCCCGGCTTTACTTCGGGCCGCAGGACCTCCGCCGCTTGACCAAGGTCGCCTACGCCGCCCCCAGGTATCTCGAAGAGAAATCCTTCACCGTCACCTACTTCGGCGGCACGGACATCTCGTTCCCCCTGCCGCCCCAGCAGCCCGGCCCGCTTGAGGACCCGCCCGGCTTCGACGTCAGATTCGGCCATTATCCCTACTGGACCGGCATGTCGCGCCAGGTGCAAGCGCGCCTGGAATCGCTCGCCCTGTCGTACGCCGCCACGGGCGACGCCCGCTACGCCCGCCGTGCGGTCGAGTATATGCTCGCGCTCGCGGGCTGGCGCACCTGGAGCGATCCCGATTGCAGCAATCGCACGTGTCTCGACACTTGCCACCTGATGATGGGCGCCGCCTTTGCCTACGACGCGTGCTGGGACGCGATGTCGCCGCAGGAGCGCGGGCAAATCCGGGAGGCCATGGTGCGGCTGGGGCTGGCGCCGCTGGCGGAGGACGCGCTCGAGCGCGCCGAACACAACCTGCAGATGCTGCGCAACGCGGCCCTGGGCGTAGGCGCCCTCGCCATCTTGCCCGACCACCCACAGGCCGATCATTATCTGGAAGCCGCCACCCGATTCTTCCGCTGGTGGCTCGATCGGCGCGAGACCTCGCCGAACACCGAGGGCCTCGCCTACACCTCCTACGGACTCGACAACTGCCTGCTCTTCGGCGCCGCGCTGGCACAGGCCGAGAGCGACCGCGAGATCATCCACCACCCCTACGTCGCCCGGGCGGTGCGCTGGGCGCTCTACTTCTGGGGGCCCGACGCAAGCGGGGTCGTCAACTTCTGCGACGCCTCCATCGGTCACCCGTTCGAAGTCACGATGCGCGTCGCCAGCAAGTACCTGCGCGACCCCTATGCGGGGTACTACCTTCAGCGCACGGGACGCCTCGAGCGGCAGGATTTCATCGCGACCATCCTTCACGACCCCAAGCCCGCCGTCGCATGGCCGCCGCCGTGGCCGCCGTCGGCGCTGTTCCGCAGCATCGGCTGGGCAGTGCTGCGCTCGGGCTGGGGCGACGCGGACACTCTGTTCTCCCTTATCTCCTCGTCATCGAAAGAGGGCCACTGCCACCTGGATGCCAACCACTTCGTCCTCAACTGCGGCGGGGAGTGGCTGGCGGCGGACAGCGGCTACAAGTCATACCGCACCGGCGCCCTGACGAACTTCACGCAGGGAACCGCGGGTCACAACTCCATCCTCATCGGGGGCGTCGGGCAGCGGGACAAGGCCGGCGCGATCACCGATTTCTTCACCTCGCCGATCTTCGATTACATTGTCGGCGACGCCTCGCGCTGCTATGACCCGCAACTGCTGTGGCGGTTCCTGCGGCGGGTAATCTACGTCCGGCCGCATTTCTTCGTGATGCTCGACGAGTTGGAGTCGCCGGAGTCGAAGCGCTTCGAGTTCTTGCTCCACACCGACCGTGGCGGCCAGTACGAGATTGACGGCAAGCCGGCGAAGGCGGGCGAGGCGACGGCGGGCCGAGTGTCGCTGGTCAAGCCGACCGCGCGCCTCGACGTGCGCTTCCTCGAGCCGTCTGAGCCGCACGTCACGCTCGATCATCATCCGGGGACGCAGGACGAGTATCCGCCGCATTTCACCGCGCGCGACGCCCGCGCCAGGGAGAGCCAGCGGTTCCTGACGGCGCTGGTCGCCAGCCGCAAGCCTCCGTCGGGCCTGGTGCTGGCGCTCGAGGACTACGCGCCGGGGCGGGACGAAAGCGACGCCGCAGGGCAGCCCGCGGCGCGCGACTCCATCGTCCGCCTCGACACCTACGGGGCGCTGCTGTTCCGCGCGCGTGAGGCAGGCGATGCCCTGACCCTGCACCTGCCGGTGCCGGCCAACGCGACGTACCGCATCGTCGGTCATTTCCTCAAGTCCCCGGCCTACGGCGACTGGCAGATGTGCATTGACGGCGCCGAGGTCGGCGCGGCGTACTGCGGCTACGCCCCCGACGTGCTCACGCACCAGGAATGGGATCTGGGCACGCTGCGGCTCGCCAAGGGGAGCCACGAGTTCGCCTTCCGCGTCACCGGCAAGCACGAACTCTCCAGCGGCTACCTGGTCGGAGTAGACGACATCGAGTTGCGGCCTGTCGAAGACGCTGAGCCGACCCAAGCGTCGGGGGCGACGCGATTCCGCCGACTGAGCGGCGAGGGATGGATGGGCGCCGCGTGCGTCGTTGCCGATGCGCGCTACCGGGCCTATTACCGTCTCACCGGCGCCGACGAAATCGCGGACAAAGACATGTACGCCGACGCGGACGCCGCCCTCGTGGTGAGCCGCCCGGACGGCCAGTCCGAGGTCGCCTTCCACCGCGCCACCCGCGTCGAGATCGGGGGGCGGGAGATCCTCCAGGCCTCGACCCCCGTCAGCTTCTCGCTCGTCCCGGGCAAGCAGTGGAACCTGACCCTGGCGGCGGACAGCGACGGCGATGTCGTGGTCTACCTCGACGGCCAGCCGCGCCGGCCGAGCATCCCGCCCTCGCTGGCGCGCCGCGTGCGGTACGATCCGACCGCCGAGGCCCTGCGCATCCGCGTGCGCCCCGGATCGCACACCATCACGTGGTCCATGACGTAG
- a CDS encoding ornithine cyclodeaminase family protein yields the protein EVDKFCTDDVPQFEHYQRLGYFQDVPPIYATVGELAAGKKPGRERASERTMTCNLGLAMDDMAVAPIVYDRAAKQGIGTRLPW from the coding sequence GAAGTGGACAAGTTCTGCACCGATGATGTGCCGCAGTTCGAGCACTATCAGCGCCTGGGCTACTTCCAAGACGTCCCGCCGATCTACGCCACCGTGGGCGAGTTGGCCGCCGGCAAGAAGCCCGGCCGCGAGCGCGCGAGCGAGCGGACGATGACGTGCAACCTCGGCCTGGCGATGGACGACATGGCTGTCGCCCCGATCGTCTACGACCGCGCGGCGAAGCAAGGCATCGGCACCCGGCTACCGTGGTGA
- the argH gene encoding argininosuccinate lyase, which translates to MPKLWQKDYEIDKLIERYDVGDDYLLDHELIEADCLGSIAHARMLAKIGILTESEADALAAALAEIIRLAEGGKFDITPEDEDVHTAVENYLTKQLGDAGKKIHTARSRNDQVIVDLRLYAKGKMLEVADAALAFAATLAEFAETHKNVPMVGRTHTQRAMPSSVGLWAGCWLEALLDDLDFLRAAYDLNDQCPLGSAASYGVPLPIDREMVSDLLGFARVQNNVLYANTSRGKIESIILSALAQFMVDLSRLAADVILFSTPEFGYFELPAELCDGSSIMPQKRNPGMMETTRARAAVVISHLTRVLEIIRGLISGYNRDHQHTKEPLLKSLPLVADALAVCDLTFQRMRVNEERCVAAFTPEVFATDRALELVQDDVPFRDAYHRVAKELDQLADRDPREAIRAREHLGGPANLGLGIARRRVKKHARFVESECAKATQVRADLLDATAA; encoded by the coding sequence ATGCCCAAGCTGTGGCAGAAGGATTACGAAATAGATAAGCTCATCGAGCGCTACGATGTCGGCGACGATTACCTCCTCGACCACGAGCTGATCGAGGCGGACTGCCTCGGCAGCATCGCCCACGCGCGCATGCTGGCGAAGATCGGCATCCTCACGGAGTCCGAAGCCGACGCGCTGGCCGCCGCGCTCGCTGAGATCATCCGGCTCGCCGAAGGCGGCAAATTCGACATCACGCCCGAGGATGAAGACGTCCACACCGCGGTCGAGAACTACCTGACGAAGCAGCTCGGCGACGCGGGCAAGAAGATCCACACCGCGCGCTCGCGCAACGATCAGGTGATCGTGGACCTGCGCCTGTACGCCAAGGGGAAGATGCTCGAGGTCGCCGACGCCGCGCTCGCGTTCGCCGCGACGCTCGCGGAGTTCGCGGAAACGCACAAGAACGTCCCGATGGTCGGGCGGACGCACACCCAGCGCGCGATGCCATCGTCAGTCGGGCTGTGGGCGGGCTGCTGGCTGGAGGCGCTGCTCGATGACCTGGATTTCCTGCGCGCGGCGTACGACCTCAACGACCAGTGCCCGCTCGGCTCCGCGGCGAGCTACGGCGTGCCGCTGCCGATCGACCGCGAGATGGTCTCCGATCTCCTCGGCTTCGCGCGGGTGCAGAACAACGTGCTCTACGCCAACACGAGCCGGGGCAAGATCGAGTCCATCATCCTCTCCGCGCTCGCGCAGTTCATGGTGGACCTGAGCCGCCTCGCCGCCGACGTGATTCTCTTCTCGACGCCGGAGTTCGGCTACTTCGAACTGCCCGCCGAGCTGTGCGACGGCTCGAGCATCATGCCCCAGAAGCGCAACCCCGGCATGATGGAGACAACCCGCGCCCGCGCCGCCGTCGTTATCTCACACCTGACCCGCGTGCTGGAGATCATCCGAGGGTTGATCTCGGGGTACAACCGCGACCATCAGCATACGAAGGAGCCGCTGCTCAAGAGCCTGCCGCTGGTCGCCGACGCGCTCGCCGTGTGCGACCTGACGTTCCAGCGCATGCGCGTCAACGAGGAGCGCTGCGTCGCCGCGTTCACGCCCGAGGTCTTCGCGACCGACCGCGCGCTGGAGCTGGTGCAAGACGACGTGCCGTTCCGCGACGCCTACCACCGCGTGGCAAAAGAGTTGGATCAACTCGCCGACCGCGACCCGCGCGAGGCGATCCGCGCGAGGGAGCATCTCGGCGGGCCGGCCAACCTCGGCCTCGGCATCGCCCGCCGCCGCGTCAAGAAGCATGCCCGCTTCGTCGAGAGCGAATGCGCCAAGGCGACACAGGTGCGCGCGGATCTGCTGGACGCGACCGCAGCGTGA